The Gracilimonas sediminicola sequence AATTCCGGGTTCTCCAGATCACGCACGTCCCAAACATAAGTCTTTGTGCCACGACCGAGGTTTCGCTCATCAAGTTCATCATTCATTAAAAAGTAAGACTGATCTTCAGTCAACCAACCCTGGTGCGAGTACTGCATATCAGCCTGGCGCTCAAAACCGATGGTGGTTGGGTTCTCTTTGTCTGAAACATCAGCGATAACCACATTACCTTCGGCAGAGTTAAAGCATATTTCTTTACCCTGGTGCTCAGAATCAGGTCCGTTGTAAATTACGCACTGGGCATCGTGAATATAACCTGGCGCCACACGATAAAAGCCCGGTTCGGTATCGATATAGCAACCGGAATACGTCGGGTTTTTGGGATCACGAATATCAATCATGTGTAAACCGGTGCTGTCCCGGCTTCCGCACATCATGGATTGCGTTACGCCGGCGGCATAAGCAAAACCGGTTTGCTCGTTTATAACAATGTTGTGGGATGGCCCGAACTGGTCGTATAAAGCATCATGCTCGAGCAATATGGGTGAGCCGTCGTAGTCGCGAAGTTTGGTGAGGTCCAGCACCTGCATTCCATGGGGCTGAGCATCACTAACCACGAATGCATGATTGTCATACACTTTCACATCGCGCCAGGAAGAGCCCTGAGTGATTGATTTGGATCGTGCTGTGGTTCCAAGCCCGAGATTACAGGCCGGATATTGATCGAGCGGAAGCGCTTTATACTTTGCATTAAGGTTCGATTCCGGCATCCGGCCAACCACTACCGGGTTCTCCGGATCAGAAATATCCACAAAAGACATGCCGTTCGTCAGGCCAACCAATGCATATTCTTTATCGGTTTGTGGATCGGTCCAGCCCCAAATATCATTTAAATACACCCCGGATGACTGTCCGGTAAGCTCAAATATGGAAACATGGGCAAATAAATCCACATTGTCACAAGCATAATCCATGGCGGTGCCATCTTTGCAAGGAAAGGGGGCATCACTTTTTTCTTTTGTTTCGGAAAGGTCACAGCTTGAAAAAAACAGGGCCAAAACGGTGATGGCGACAGGTAAAGAGGAACGGTTAAACATAAGGCGGTTGATTAATCTCTTAGAATGTTCAGAAATATAAACGATAATTACTCAGAAAACATATTCAATGTACACTGGTACAAATACTATGTATATAACTTCAGGCCCAAATATAATATTCTGTTTAAGGGCTTAATAAGATTTTAAATGTTATTTCAGTTACTTTTGATCTTGAATAAATTAAGGTAAGGAGCAAATATGTTCTTGTTAATGCGTTACATCGCCAAGCTGCTAAAGGCACTGGCTTCCGAAACCTCGCCGGGGCAGATAGCAGGTGGTATCATCCTTGGAATGATAATCGGGCTTACCCCCCTGTCGTCGTTGCATAATCTGTTAATTGTTGTGCTGATTCTGGTACTTAAAGTCAATATCGGGATGGCTATTCTCTCATTTACCATTTTCAGCGGAATAGCTTATCTCGCAGATCCGCTATTTCACAGCTTTGGAGTTTGGTTGCTGGAGCTGGAAAGTATGCAGGAAACCTGGACAGCAATGTACAACAACGAATGGATTGCTCTTACCGAATTCTATAACACCGTAGTTATCGGGAGTTTTGTG is a genomic window containing:
- a CDS encoding TIGR03546 family protein, whose product is MFLLMRYIAKLLKALASETSPGQIAGGIILGMIIGLTPLSSLHNLLIVVLILVLKVNIGMAILSFTIFSGIAYLADPLFHSFGVWLLELESMQETWTAMYNNEWIALTEFYNTVVIGSFVTAILLCFPVFPLARYGVLQYREHIHAKIQKWKIVQAFKGTKFYSIYQTVNRVRG
- a CDS encoding choice-of-anchor B family protein, with the translated sequence MFNRSSLPVAITVLALFFSSCDLSETKEKSDAPFPCKDGTAMDYACDNVDLFAHVSIFELTGQSSGVYLNDIWGWTDPQTDKEYALVGLTNGMSFVDISDPENPVVVGRMPESNLNAKYKALPLDQYPACNLGLGTTARSKSITQGSSWRDVKVYDNHAFVVSDAQPHGMQVLDLTKLRDYDGSPILLEHDALYDQFGPSHNIVINEQTGFAYAAGVTQSMMCGSRDSTGLHMIDIRDPKNPTYSGCYIDTEPGFYRVAPGYIHDAQCVIYNGPDSEHQGKEICFNSAEGNVVIADVSDKENPTTIGFERQADMQYSHQGWLTEDQSYFLMNDELDERNLGRGTKTYVWDVRDLENPEFVGYYEHNTFSIDHNLYVKGNYAYETNYNSGLQILDLSDVENANLERIAYFDTQPATDASSFKGTWSNYPYFESGMVILSDIETGLFIVRPNLD